In Drosophila subpulchrella strain 33 F10 #4 breed RU33 chromosome 3R, RU_Dsub_v1.1 Primary Assembly, whole genome shotgun sequence, the following are encoded in one genomic region:
- the LOC119555244 gene encoding estradiol 17-beta-dehydrogenase 11, whose protein sequence is MSEVLRNTLVKLQALIGLIGLAALTPLLILAAILSHLIAKLCRCPKPKSIEGEVAVVTGAGHGLGRAISLELAKKGCHIAAVDINLSGAEHTVKQIQETYNVRAKAYKANVTKLGELVDLNNKVVDDLGPVTVLINNAGVMLHRNILNPDPADVQLMIDVNLTSHFWTKMVFLPPMKALRKGFIVTISSLAGVFPLPYSTAYTTSKAGTMAHMRALRMELALEKQNNIHVTTVLPTFLRTNDEVTQMSNTIGIEEMYPLISGEEVAHRVVGGMLRGEHEITLPDLASVLYRLVFLLPVDWQMRMILLLSGSRFKEFSNMRS, encoded by the exons ATGTCGGAAGTACTGCGAAACACTCTGGTAAAACTTCAGGCCCTCATCGGACTGATCGGCCTCGCGGCTCTGACTCCACTACTCATTTTGGCCGCTATTCTCAGCCATCTGATTGCCAAACTCTGCCGCTGCCCCAAGCCGAAGAGCATCGAGGGAGAAGTGGCTGTG GTTACTGGGGCTGGTCATGGCCTAGGTCGAGCCATTTCCCTAGAACTGGCCAAGAAGGGCTGTCACATAGCCGCTGTGGATATCAATCTCTCTGGAGCCGAACACACCGTTAAGCAAATCCAGGAAACCTATAACGTCCGTGCCAAGGCCTACAAG GCCAACGTAACTAAGCTCGGTGAACTAGTTGACCTGAACAACAAGGTGGTTGATGATCTCGGACCCGTAACTGTCTTAATTAATAATGCAGGTGTTATGCTGCATCGTAACATATTGAACCCGGACCCGGCAGATGTGCAACTGATGATCGATGTAAATCTAACCTCGCACTTCTGG ACGAAAATGGTTTTCCTGCCGCCAATGAAGGCATTACGTAAAGGTTTTATAGTCACCATTAGTTCGCTTGCAG GTGTTTTCCCACTACCTTACAGTACGGCCTATACAACCAGCAAGGCTGGAACCATGGCCCACATGAGGGCCCTGCGAATGGAGTTGGCTCTGGAGAAGCAGAATAACATCCATGTGACCACTGTACTCCCCACCTTTCTGCGCACCAACGATGAGGTTACTCAGATGTCGAATACTATCGGAATCGAGGAGATGTATCCCCTAATCAGTGGAGAGGAGGTGGCCCACCGAGTGGTGGGCGGAATGTTGCGGGGTGAGCATGAGATCACCTTGCCGGATTTGGCATCCGTCCTCTACCGCCTGGTGTTCCTTTTGCCCGTCGACTGGCAAATGCGAATGATTCTGCTGCTCAGCGGCAGTCGGTTCAAAGAGTTCTCAAATATGCGATCCTGA